The DNA region CTACTTGGATCTACGCGGCATCTCTGACGGAACAAGTGGCCCCAAGTTCCCTGAAGTGTACGGCATCAAAGAGAGGGATGAGTTTTACAAGTCGGTTAGCTTCTCCGGCTGGGGTGGTGCAAGCGGCCATGATGCCCCGATGATTGCGTGAGTATGAAAACTTTTTCAACTTGTATAGGATttcaggcattgcatggtgaggtatcaatatgtatttggtttgcggtaacaccatgtgtgtatctacttgccaggtagagtttgataTAAACAGGCTCACTTCTCTcttatctcttcagtctcctgacgatgactagagcaagctagtcgaaatgttgagaccaattcaagaactgactcagCGGTAGTGTAATTAATTACGATccataagctaaagtagtagtctcgccaattttctataccttccgcctgggtagtagttaaaaagcagcacacttcttttcagaactgagaattcTCCCGAACATTCAATAAATCTAGTCCGCGGTAGTAGATTAaggaaagacagttctctaagaacaaactctacctgccaagtagatacacacatggtgatacctcaaaccaaatataattaTTAACTTGGATTCTGGTTAACCTGTGTGTGTCCAGATTACAGATCAGTCGCCAggttgagcaagatgctttactaaaATAGCTTCTCTCCTGGGACATAAATTGGTACCTTCAAGGGtacaggttgatattgtgtatgaaaaagcctttggagcgctacggttgcccatgttgtatactccccggccagggagctgagaaagattaaaggaattgGCCCAATGACTAGTGTAAAGGGCATTGATACCGCTACTGTAAAATGTGTgaaataaaaagatatttttattattattaattacaaCTCACTTTGTGGCAGTTAAGTTTATTAAGTGAGAAGTCCCATCGATCCACTAAGCAAAAGAAAAGTCCTGGCCAATTTCCTACCTTCCTACTTGTTGTGCTATTATCCTTTGGTCCTTAGCTTCTGTTAAAGCcaacaggacccaatttcatagagagctgtttaagcacaaaactcAGCTAAGCACTACCAAACTATGCTTATCAGACATGTCgtgataaggttaccagccatgaACAATTGAACAATGtgtgaatggtatcctgcttcaattctgcttagcagaaatgtatcaagcaatattttctgcttaagcagctctatgaaatgggggcCCCAGTCAGTTGATCCGTCTGATTGTTACACAGCTATGATGCACTGCTGGGAGCTGGTGACTCTTGGAAAGAGTTCTGCCTACGTGGCATTCTACATGGTGGGGATAACGATTCTACCGGTGCCATAGGGGCATGTTGGTGGGGAGCTCTTTATGGGATGAAGGACGTCCCTCTCAAGCATTACGAGGTGGGgacatgctaacaattatgctTGCCAGAACAAGTTCAAttgctaaataaaataaaatatcaaatgtaGAAACTGGGACTGTTCTCcttatttttgcttaaagccattggacactttcggtaaacagtattatccaaaggcccactcttcgtgtatcacaacctatatataaaataacaaacctgtgaaaatttaggctcaatcagtcatcagagtcgggagaaaataacaggaaaacccacccttgtttccacacgtttcgccgtgtcatgacatgtgtttactataatccgtaattctcgatgtcgagaattgataattgttttaatgtttcctcataaagtaaagcatttcatggaataatatttaaagagaagtcttttaccattaccttctgtaaactctgtaagttatttgtaaatctgtataatggctttaacagaaaaTGGGGCAGAAATCATTGTACCAATTTGAGCTCTCTATTTACAAACCcagacaaaatatttatatttatgtatttgttaatAACCCAATGTAAATGGATTTTGTCCCTTTCTGCTTTTATCCACCAGGAACTTCTAATGTTCAAACTTGCCCCTTCCCTATACCCCCTTTGTCACCCTCTTCATTGTTCATCCATAGAGCTTTCTGCCTCTCTCCATCTCTTgctggttaccaaccaaaagtcCATAAGGGTTTCATTGTTACAACTGGTGCCCCATTCATTTTgggcttagcaaagaaatttgccgaGCAGTTATTTCTGCTTTAACCACTTTAATGAAACTGGTCCCTGACTGCCATTACACTAGTGTGCTGTTGTCCCCACCTGTgtatgttgtgttgtcattaaagacagtggacacttttggtaattgtcaaagaccagttttctcacttgctgtaatctcatcatatgcataaaataacaaacctgtgaaaattttagctcaattggtcatcgaagttgcaaataataatgaaagaaaaacacccttgtcacatgaagttgtgtgctttcttatgcttgatttcgagacctcaattaattctaaacttgaggtctcgaaatcaaatttgaggaaaattacttctttctcaaaaactacatcaatttagagagagctgtttctcacgatgttttatactatcaacgtctcCCTATAACTTATTTTCAAGTATATAGCTTTtattctaaaaattattttgagtaattaccatagtgtccactgcctttacgcctttgagaaagactctgatagGGTCGAAATAacaggccactaactatttttgtttcccgtttctgttttttctttagAAATTGGAGTATAGGGCCAGGTTGGAGACAGTGGGGCAGGAACTATACAAGCTCAGCCACCCTGAGTAGCAGTATGGGTCGGACTGTAGAATGGTCCCCTGTCTTATTCCAAGGATTTTCCTCAGAGGGACAGGATACCTCTGGTAATAGACCCTTccaatgaaatatgtaaattgcactcagcgcgtgcgcactaacgttttggttggcaaaatgagggagtatcgcgctgttttgtacatggctaacaggtgcgtgacgcagacgcgattgcgcgtctacttagtgcacaactctatggcgtttgccaaccaacagggtctgtacgcatgcgtgaatgttgttagcatatttcatgggaagggttcattgtcaaagaccagtattcttacttagtgtatcccaaaaatttataaaatgacaactgtgaacattttggctcaattggtcactgaggttgcaagagagtaataacagaaaaatacccttgttgcacaatctTTCTTCAGATACCTAACAAAGACTTCAggtttgaagtcttttattatttgagtgagatattacgtctttctcaaaaactatgttacttcaggtGGAGCCgtgttttcacaatgtttcatactgtCGACAGCTCTCCTGTGCTTGTTAACAAGTTTTtctgccaataattattttgagtaattaccaatacacCACATGTAGGACTTTCTGAAATTATCAACAATGACAACTGTGAAGTGAAAGATAAAATGTGCAATAGTTTTCTAAGAATCGTGTTgagattaaaataatttgaatgatGCCGAAAAGGTATGCAACTTAGCTTCTCACCTCGTTTTTGGTTATTAAGTAACTGTTTATTATGGTTATTAAGTACATTATAGAGTAGAGATTACAAGTTATTGAAtgattttaatataaaacactAACCTATTTACATATATTTTAGATAATGATCACTCTTTAACAAAATTTCTATACATGATGAGCCAGTTATAAAATTGCTtggaattaaaaacaattttttgtacaAGATTATTTTACATTGTTGAATGTGATTTATTTGATCTGTGCTCTTACTAACAAACCCAAGtaaaaggcagggtatactttcgAATCACTGCCTGCAATACGCGCTGCTCATaaaatgcaggttaaaggcCAATTAAGCTGCATTTCCACTGAGTATGCGGATCCTAATAAGCCTGAGCCCAAGCCGAACTTTGAGAAAGGCACCCAGGTCTGGCGATCATGTTGACAGAGCTGTCAACATTTACATCTTGCAATCAACAGTCAAGGAGATTTTGTCCAACAAACAGGGAGATACTTAGAaaatacattcaacataatgggGAAAATTTTCAATAACCAGGAAGACTTTTAAATGTGATCATCAGAACATGGGGCGCTTCGTTTAATTGCAGGGAACTTTATGCAGAACCAGGGAGAGTGTAGCAGCTCTGCCATtgataaatatttatatatccCTGGTGATACTGATTGTTACTTTAATatgacaggcctggaattacacagaatTAGGcctctcaggcctgtatgctttgttttgaaaggacaagggcaccaaggcaattaatcctcggtaaagggcaccctatgaggaaattgtaaagttctactggagcattcctagggcaccaaggcaatggccagggtaGGGGGCATGGATGCCtccgtaaagtatcaggcctggtctCTGTTGCCCTATCTATTGGCCACTGGTCCCCCTTTATAAAGTTTCAATAGACTGTAAGATTTTATAATtcaagtgccctttgcaaaatgaaaatggccttgccctctcatagatgaaattccaggccagtATGCTGTACATTGGCTTTCTTCAAGAACAATCTTTAGTCCTTCTTCCCACCTTGCAGCATGTTGTCCCACTGTTTCTTCATGCGCTGTCTCAGAACATTATCCTCATTCCATTTacctgaaaaaacaaatttaaaatggtcTTAATaaagtatacatgtaaataaatttgGCTGTAGATTGCAATAGATTCTAGTCTTATCtagagtaaggacgagttactcatcctaacttacaGTCCACATGTAGGACTAGCCTTGAgttctcctaggactagtcctaactctttgtgaaatcgttccctgggccaaattttagACTGCCTGAAGCATAAAAACCTGCCAAACACggcaaaatattgcttaaaaataacagaaactggttaccatgGCCCAATATCGTAAAGCTGTTAaccagaaaatactgcttgacataatttttctttgcttagcaaaaattgagtcgaGCACCATTCACAACTATGCAAACATATGTAATTTCGGCTGGTTATCTGAATCTGCTAAGCAGTACTAAACTGAAACAAGTTTTTTGGACTTACAagtttaatgaaattgggcccagacaaAATCCCAAAGGTTCCCTTCGCTGCGACTGGTGTCTCActatttttttgctaagcaaagaaaccTGCTAGAACATATGTTCAgcttaaaacaatatttaagttaatgaaattgggcactgataTTCTGGTTTGAAGGTTTGCTTCAAAGTGGGAGGTAAGTCTATGTCTTAGCAGGGATCTTGAAATAAGTTATAAAAGTTACTCACTCTTAGTACAAATAGCAGATACATTAGGGTGACCAAAAGACAACTTGTCAGCCACCACCTCAGCTCAACATTTCAGTGAGATAGGCCCTATGGGTTGTCGGGTGTTTCCGTATTCATCCAATGTCTTCCCCGACACttcaatacaataattaaatgAGGTTTTCAGTAACACAGTACATGTGTGAAAATCTCTTGAAGactatcagagcatactgattgaaacattgagttgtcacaggttcctttcagaaccaatacaactcaaaagagattttcacatggtgttcaccgcaaacctcacctaattacaAGTCCATCATACAAAGTTTCAGATGATATTCAACACTATACCCTGTACTTACTATCTGCATTTCTTTGCACACCAAACTTTGGAGGGTAACTTTCAGTTGACTTGGATGCCACTTCGTCAGTGTAGGAGCTTGTATTTAAGCTTTTGATATGACTGTGAGCCACACCGTTGAAGATATCTTGTCTAAGAGCATTGCCGAGTGCATCGTAAAAAGGCTCTGAGGTCAATGCAATATGGTCAGATGGTGATGACTTCACAACCATTCTGCGTCTGGCCGGCTCTTTCGCTTCCATGGATTGGCGGAACTCTTCTGGATTTTTCAGTAAAGTGTTACACAAGTCCTGCCCGTGAGTGTGCCTGATGTTTGCGGGGATGTAGAAAATGTCATCAGATTTCACTTTGTTTGGGAACTCAACTGGGGCAAGGCCAGTACCAGATCTTGATTTCGAACCCCTACCCTGGACAGTTGCGTATTTTTTTCCTTTGTAGGAAAACATGCCACCTTTACCAAGAGCATTCCCAGCATGCTGGTACTTGGAGTTCTTTGCCGGTTGGCGAAATCTCTCGTAATTGTAGTCCATTCTTTGGTCTAAGCCAAGCCTGTTGAACTGCTCCCCGAGTGCAATATCTCGTGGGTTGTGTTTGACGTCATTCTGATAGGGGCTATAGTTCCTCTTTGGACTGAATGTGAGAGCTCCGACTGGAATTTGAGGTTTGATCGTGTCTGGATCTGGATTGAAGTGGATGGCATAGTGTTGCATCTCATCTAGATTCCCACTAGCATGTTTGACTTTGTGAGCCTGTTTTCGTAGTTCTACTTCATTGGCTTTGATAATTGTGTCCGCCTTAGGATCCCTGTAAGACGCCAATTTGTCTGGTTTTGCTGGCGTTGGCAAGGCTTCGGCCTGTCCGGTTTCAGCAAGGGCCTGTTCATCTTTGATCTCGACAATTGTTCCAAAGAGGCTGCGAGGGGGAACTGCCTTGGTACGCTTAGATCTCAGATCCATCACTGACGCTGCCATATTCCTTGATCAAGTTGCTTCTGTCTGAAATAAACATAgaatattatacatgtatttataaataaaaaaacaggataATGACATTGTGTATTTAATgacttttttatatattttatttaacagCAACACAAAGCATTATTGctcctagttgcgataatgtgaccctcctcccgacagccGACTCCGGCCTCTCggctgtcgggaggagggttatgtttaATATCGCAACTATTGCTCCTTAGGTGTAATTAGTTAGCAAGGATCAGTAAAAGGAATGCGACAAATCAACTTTTTCGATCAGTATATGccctgatcatcttcaggagaattgcgcaaataaataaatagcggAAACGTTGATTTATTAAATATactcatcatcattatcatacCACCTATTCCAAAAATCCAAGTTCTACCTTCATGACCTtattctatgggtgcgttcgtttagcttccctgggtcgacctcggtGTGTGGTGGGTTTCGAGGatgaacgtgggtaattatctgcacacgttcgtcctgggtcgacccagggaagctaaacgaacgcaccctattaTATAATAGAACTAGGCTAGGGTCTATCCattcaaacaatgttttgcaCTCCCAGTCCCAGTCCCACcacgcaaagtttaaaatcctacttttTAAGATGTGCATTTGTCATTTGCAGCTGAGAAAGTGTAAGAATGACTGAACGAACCAAAAACAATATGATCAATTTaatttaccaaccaaataaataagtacaaataaaatcatcaacaaaaacaacagcaagcAAGCCAAGATTCAAGAAAAGTGcaagttgaaaaacaaaaagtgatgGATTAATTGTTTCCTATGATGTGCCACGCATGCCACCGTAATctcatttttaataaaccttaccgttcttctttaattatttctcgttaaatttttgaccaaaatctTCTTTCGTGACATGTCACCGGATTCATGTCCTGTGTTTTTCTCGCGGACACACGTCAACTTACACGATGGGGATTTCCTCCCCGTGTGCCTGTTGCTAAGGTGTTGCTAAGGGAATTCCCATCCTCTTTCAATTAGTTTTGatcatatttttgtattaaataaatatttaattaatttatttcaaaacaaatattattgcaTCCAATATCTTTACATAGTTTCAAAAAGTCAATTAAGAtggattttattatttaatacagTGTTTTATCACAGTGTGcataagaaaaaaacagtaTGGTTCTGTTTAGCTGTGATTCTTTATCGTATGTATTTGTATTGGGGTGTGCAGGTGATCGGCCAACCATTTATTGCACGCGTTTGCCCATCAAAAAGAATCCACGACACGGCGACAAGACTGTTCAACATACAGGAGGGTAAGGTTAATAATCTAAAATGAACGCAAAATGActgtacacaacttgtgccTCATATTAAGAAGGAATGAAGGAATGAAATTTGAATTGGAATCACGGCAGTCTATTTCATGTGGTTTTCCCATCCTTGCTTGATGGTTTTTCAGATGAATTTCTAAAACTCACTCATGCACACACACCACCACCATattgatatagcgccctctgttgataaaACTGCACTTCTGACTTGGCCACAGTGAATGAGTGAATAAAGGGTTAATATTTTCACTTAATTAATAACACTTTCTTAAGAGGGATTTGTTGATGCATTTTTAGACTTTATGTACCTTTATGCTATATGAGCATTATGTACTCGGCAATTACcaaagttctgtgaacaaacatcacaggcatattactcgcgtgggattcaaacccacgacctttatTTGCAATTATAGACCTACAGTACTAGCTACACAACAAgtgaccactgagattgccccatgctacttctagaaactataaggctcccctgtgagccttataggggtctaatatttgTTGACGATGTTTTTatatttcactcaacaaaaaggaaaaagcattatgaatgtatattgagtatgtggggaaagttttggtagtgtagtacaaaagaaacttaaGTAATTGCTGGCtgacggtcgtaaaactttcacctatcaacgctgatttgaaaaacgtatagcattaaggaggcccaaaattttagacccctataaggctcacaggggagccttatagtttctagaagtagcccCATGATGCCATAgcaagaggcagttcgaatcctatatttttgcAGTGGTTACACtaactctagaattgcaaaaggttgtgggtttcgaatcccacccaagtatacttgtgatatttttgatattctttatccccaaagCAAATTTAACAACATGTTAAcctgttgtgtttttgtgtcttGCAGCATAACATAACTGATAAGAGCAACTGCAACGATGGCTCTTCGTCTGAAAGTACTCCTAACTTCTCTATCATCGCTAAGGCAGTACCAGACTAGAGGTACACCCGCTGCTACTCGGATCTTGAATAGTGCTGTATCAGAACAAAGCAGGTAAAGGTTTAAATAAAagcacaggacacctttggtaatttgagaccagtattgtcacttggtgtatcccaacatgtataaaataacaacttttaCTCAATCGCTcaagttacaagagaataataaaggaaaaaaaaccttatattgcacaaatttgtgtgctttgatctgcgtaataaaaaggcttcaggcctgaagtcaaGCTTGCAAGTTTGCCGAAGGTTAAAAGCCACACGTGGTAGAGGGTAGGCCCACTTGGGTTGCCAATGCTAATCCAATCCTTGGCCACATGTCAGGACAAATTTTGTCTTTTAAAAGCTTATCGATAACAAATTTAAAGTGCTTTCTCAACGGGCGGGTCAGCGATTTAAACCAGCTTAATGTGGGCAGAGCGGATACAAAGAAAGGCAACCATAAAAATGTTTGCATCCTCACTCCGCCCACAGCCTGAATGGCTAATGACATC from Asterias rubens chromosome 7, eAstRub1.3, whole genome shotgun sequence includes:
- the LOC117292639 gene encoding uncharacterized protein LOC117292639, with protein sequence MAASVMDLRSKRTKAVPPRSLFGTIVEIKDEQALAETGQAEALPTPAKPDKLASYRDPKADTIIKANEVELRKQAHKVKHASGNLDEMQHYAIHFNPDPDTIKPQIPVGALTFSPKRNYSPYQNDVKHNPRDIALGEQFNRLGLDQRMDYNYERFRQPAKNSKYQHAGNALGKGGMFSYKGKKYATVQGRGSKSRSGTGLAPVEFPNKVKSDDIFYIPANIRHTHGQDLCNTLLKNPEEFRQSMEAKEPARRRMVVKSSPSDHIALTSEPFYDALGNALRQDIFNGVAHSHIKSLNTSSYTDEVASKSTESYPPKFGVQRNADSKWNEDNVLRQRMKKQWDNMLQGGKKD